The genomic stretch CCTATCAAGGTGCGGCTGCCTTTGCGACAGATGCGCGGGAAACCACGTTCCAAAGCAATGGAAGCGATCTGGTGGTGGCCCGCACGCTGCCAGCGATCACCGGGCGCGCCGTTTTGACGGCCAATTTCACCACCAATCAGGTCAGCGGCCATATCGCGGATTTCCAAGGCGCGGATGGCAGCGCCCTGCCCGGGCACGTCACCTTGCAAGCCGCAGATATCACGGCCAATCGCTATGGCAGCGGCATGGTTGCGGGGTCTTTCGCGGTGGACGGCACGGCCACCACCGTCACGGGCGGTGGCCATGGCGGGCAATTTGTCGGCAGCGATGCGGCGGGGATCTATGGCAATGTCACGCTGATCCTGCCAC from Yoonia vestfoldensis encodes the following:
- a CDS encoding transferrin-binding protein-like solute binding protein; this translates as MSRWCFVSAALFALLPGCMGGAAVIGAPAYLSPAPAGSFNALVNVETRFLNSYYDHDFVLRQTSASQMPQNGTVTYQGAAAFATDARETTFQSNGSDLVVARTLPAITGRAVLTANFTTNQVSGHIADFQGADGSALPGHVTLQAADITANRYGSGMVAGSFAVDGTATTVTGGGHGGQFVGSDAAGIYGNVTLILPQPSAATTIITGTITVEK